In Streptomyces sp. NBC_00878, a single window of DNA contains:
- a CDS encoding MFS transporter, with the protein MLIYCALSTTMVSSLGALLIPSIARAHHVPVSSAQWMLTVTLLVGAVSTPVLGRLADGHRSRRALLGVLVLTLSGSLLAAIADTFSQLLIGRALQGPACGMLPMTIALAHRHLAPAKVTDGITALTVTAATGAGLSFPLTGLIAEYLDHRWGFWCAAGFAAPAIVGVLLILPKDERPAAGPGTGPGALSACARADLAGTVLLVAGLASLLLLLSQGSRWGWTSAIVLSVLVDAALLLTAWAWWERRVAQPLVRPELLVHPDVLLANFATVVLGAATFIGVSALATLVQAPVGTGYGLGLSVFAAGCVMLPFSAGSQLAGRLARRPAVRTELRALLSLGGVLLTGTHIALAAHHDELWHLLLAILTFGLGSSIVWAVVAALIHTAVPGSDLGSTTSFNHVLRVVGSAIGSAATGVILAAHTAPDGFPTDDGYAAVFTVCAIGCTAVLLGLLGRALTERRRATGSETSE; encoded by the coding sequence TTGCTCATCTACTGCGCACTGTCGACCACGATGGTGAGCTCGCTCGGCGCGCTGCTGATCCCCTCCATCGCCCGGGCGCATCACGTGCCGGTGAGTTCGGCCCAGTGGATGCTGACCGTGACCCTGCTCGTGGGGGCGGTGAGCACCCCGGTGCTCGGCCGACTGGCCGACGGGCACCGCAGCCGGCGGGCGCTGCTGGGAGTGCTCGTCCTGACGCTGTCGGGTTCCTTGCTGGCTGCGATCGCCGATACTTTTTCGCAGTTGCTGATCGGACGGGCGCTCCAGGGCCCGGCCTGCGGAATGCTGCCGATGACGATCGCTCTGGCGCACCGTCACCTTGCCCCGGCAAAGGTGACGGACGGCATTACCGCCCTCACCGTCACCGCCGCCACCGGGGCCGGGCTCAGCTTCCCGCTGACCGGCCTGATCGCCGAGTACCTCGACCACCGCTGGGGGTTCTGGTGTGCGGCCGGCTTCGCCGCACCGGCCATCGTGGGGGTCCTGCTGATTCTGCCCAAGGATGAGCGCCCGGCTGCCGGCCCGGGCACCGGCCCGGGCGCGCTGTCCGCCTGCGCACGCGCCGACCTGGCGGGCACCGTTCTCCTGGTGGCCGGGCTGGCGAGTCTGCTCCTCTTACTGAGCCAGGGGTCGCGTTGGGGTTGGACGTCCGCCATCGTGCTGAGCGTGCTGGTGGATGCCGCGCTGCTGCTCACCGCCTGGGCATGGTGGGAGCGGCGCGTCGCTCAGCCGTTGGTCCGGCCCGAGTTGCTCGTCCATCCCGACGTGCTGCTGGCCAATTTCGCCACGGTCGTACTCGGCGCCGCGACGTTCATCGGCGTCTCTGCTCTCGCCACTCTCGTGCAAGCACCCGTGGGCACGGGTTACGGGCTCGGGCTCTCGGTCTTCGCGGCCGGGTGTGTGATGCTCCCGTTCTCGGCCGGGAGCCAGCTCGCGGGTCGGCTGGCACGTCGTCCGGCCGTCCGCACGGAGCTGCGTGCGCTGCTCTCACTCGGCGGAGTTCTGCTCACCGGTACCCATATCGCTCTGGCCGCCCACCACGACGAGCTGTGGCACCTGCTCCTCGCCATACTGACCTTCGGCCTGGGCAGCAGCATCGTCTGGGCCGTCGTGGCCGCCCTGATCCACACCGCGGTTCCGGGCAGCGATCTCGGGTCCACAACCAGCTTCAATCATGTGCTCCGTGTCGTCGGCAGCGCGATCGGCAGCGCCGCGACCGGCGTGATCCTTGCCGCCCACACCGCCCCCGACGGCTTCCCGACGGATGACGGTTATGCGGCTGTCTTCACTGTCTGCGCAATCGGTTGCACCGCCGTTCTGCTCGGCCTGCTGGGGCGGGCGCTCACCGAGCGACGCCGGGCCACAGGTTCGGAAACGTCGGAATGA